CGTGGCGGACCTGGGCGGCGACCTCGTGTTCGCCTCCGAGGCGAAGGCCGTGCTGAGGCATCCTCGTGCAGAGCGGCGGCTGGATCCGTTCGCGCTCGTCGAGACCTTCACGCTGTGGGCCGTGCAACCGGATCGCAGCGCCTTCCCGGGGGTGAGGGAGCTTCCGGCCGGGCACTACATGTGGGTCGGCGAGGCCGGGCCGGAGACGCCGGTCTGCTGGTGGGACATCCGCTTCGGGCCGCGCGACGGCGCCAGGGTGGCGCCGCCTGAGGAGTTGCAGGAGGAGCTCCTCCAGTTGCTCGACGACGCGACTCGGATCAGGTTGCGGGCCGACGTGCCCGTCGGCGTTTACCTGAGTGGTGGACTCGACTCCAGCGCCACCACGGCTCTGGCGCGTCGACACAGCCGCGGCGTGCTCGAGGCGTTCAGCGTGTCGTTCGAAGACAAGCGCTTCGACGAGTCGCCGTACCAGCGACGCATGGCCGCCGAGCTGGGCGTCAACCTGAGGAGCATCGCGGTCTCCGACGCCGACGTCGCACGCGCCTTCCCAGCCGTGGTCAGGCACGCGGAGAAGCCCATGCTGCGCACGGCGCCCGGGCCGCTCCTGCTCCTATCGCGCTTCGTGCGCGATTCCGGGTTCAAGGTCGTCCTGACCGGCGAGGGCTCGGACGAGTTGCTAGGCGGCTACAACATCTTCCAAGAGGCCATGGTGAGGCGCTTCTGGGCGCGCGACCCCGGCTCGAGCCTGCGGCCGCGCCTGCTCGGTAAGCTCTACCCCTACCTTTCACGCGACCTTCAGCAGGGTGGCGGGTTCATGGCCGAATTCTTCAAGGCCGGCATGCTCGATCTCGACGACCCGCTCTACAGCCACCGGCCGCGCTTCCGCACCACGGCCCGCAACCTGCGCTTCCTCGGCGCCGACGTGCTTGCTGGGGCGGGCGAGGTGGGCGACCCCGAGACCCGGTTGATCGACCGCCTGCCCGCGGAGTTCCCGACGATGGGACCGCTCGGCCAGGCGCAGTACCTGGAGATAGCCACGTTCCTGACGGGGTTCCTGCTGCACTCGCAGGGCGACAGGATGCTCATGGCCAACTCGGTGGAGGGGCGTTTCCCGTTCCTCGACCCGAACGTGGCGGAGTTCGCGGCGGCGCTGCCCGAGCGGCTGCGCCTTCGCGACGTCCACGAGAAGTACCTGTTGCGCAAGTCATTGGCCGGCGTGGTACCCGCCGAGGTCGCGGAACGCCCCAAGCGTCCGTACCGTGCGCCGATCCTCAGAGCCTTCTTCGGGCCGGGGGCGCCCGAGTACGTCGGGGCGCTACTGGAGCCCGGACGAGTGGCG
Above is a genomic segment from Trueperaceae bacterium containing:
- the asnB gene encoding asparagine synthase (glutamine-hydrolyzing) produces the protein RLAIIDLAGGDQPISDEGGRYWVMQNGEIYNFPELMVELESLGHTFRTRSDTEVVVHAFEEWGERCLDRLNGEFALVVFDRLTRRAFLARDRFGVRPLFVADLGGDLVFASEAKAVLRHPRAERRLDPFALVETFTLWAVQPDRSAFPGVRELPAGHYMWVGEAGPETPVCWWDIRFGPRDGARVAPPEELQEELLQLLDDATRIRLRADVPVGVYLSGGLDSSATTALARRHSRGVLEAFSVSFEDKRFDESPYQRRMAAELGVNLRSIAVSDADVARAFPAVVRHAEKPMLRTAPGPLLLLSRFVRDSGFKVVLTGEGSDELLGGYNIFQEAMVRRFWARDPGSSLRPRLLGKLYPYLSRDLQQGGGFMAEFFKAGMLDLDDPLYSHRPRFRTTARNLRFLGADVLAGAGEVGDPETRLIDRLPAEFPTMGPLGQAQYLEIATFLTGFLLHSQGDRMLMANSVEGRFPFLDPNVAEFAAALPERLRLRDVHEKYLLRKSLAGVVPAEVAERPKRPYRAPILRAFFGPGAPEYVGALLEPGRVASTGLFNAPHVEKLAKKAARYAEVGLSESDEMGLVGVLSTMLLDDALVRHPVLAPAAVPTRLVDRGAVVLGEGVSAS